From the Cyanobium sp. M30B3 genome, the window TCCCGGGCTGCCCGGATTCCGGGACGGTGGTCGAGCAGATCGTCGGCGTTCACGCCGTCCAGCACCTGGACGGCGCCCGCCTCGTGGGCAATCGGCGCCAGCAGCTGGTGCAGTTCCCGCTTGCAGGCGTAGCAGCGGTCGCTGGGATTGCTGGCGTAGGCGGGGTCGGCGAGCTCGGCCGTGGGGATCTCCCGGTGGACCATCCCCAGCCAGCGCGCCTGCTCGGCCGCCTCCCGGCGCAGGTGGGGAGCCAGGGCGGGCGACACCCCGGTGATCGCCACCGCCGCCGGCCCCAGCTGTTCCGCGGCGATGGCGGCCACCAGGGCGCTGTCCACGCCCCCGGAATAGGCCACCACCACCCGTTCCAGCGCGGCCAGCTCAGCGCGCAGGGCGGCCAGGGCCTCCTCCAGGGGCGGGGGAAGCGGCTCCAGCAGGGACAACACCATCAACCTGGGCCAGGCCCGTGGGCAGACCGGATCCTGGCAAACTCCGCCGCAGGCTGACGCCCAGCTGAACCCCGATAGCATCGGCGCACGCACCTGCCCGCCATGAGCCCCAGCAGCACCCAGACGCCGCAGCGGGGCACCGGCCGGGGCATCGGCATCCGCACCGCCGCCGGCAGCGATGAGCGGGCCCACGGGCAGCTGCACGTGTACGACGGCGACGGCAAAGGCAAGAGCCAGGCCGCTCTCGGGGTGGTGCTGCGCACGATCGGCCTGGGCATCTGCGAGCAGAAACGCACCCGCGTGCTGCTGCTGCGCTTCCTCAAAGGCCCCGGCCGGGCCTACGACGAGGACGCCGCCATCGAGGCGCTGCAGCAGGGCTTTCCGCACCTGATCGACCAGGTGCGCACCGGCCGCGGTGACTTCTTCACCGCCGAGGAGGCCACCCAGTTCGATCGCCAGGAGGCCCAGCGAGGCTGGGACATCGCCAAGGGCGCCATCGCCTCCGACCTCTATTCCGTGGTGGTGCTCGACGAGCTCAACCCCGTGCTCGATCTGGGCCTGCTCGACGCCGAGGAGGTGTGCCGCACCCTGGCCGCCAAGCCGGCCGGCATGGAGGTGATCTGCACGGGCCGGGGCGCGCCGCGGCAGCTGGTGCAGCTGGCCGACCTGCATTCCGAGATGCGCGCCCACCGCCGCCATGGCCAGGGGGCCGAGGAGGCGATTCCCCTCGGCCTCGACGGCATCGAGATCTACACAGGCGAAGGCAAGGGCAAGAGCACCAGTGCCCTGGGCAAGGCCCTGCAGGCGATCGGCCGGGGCATCAGCCAGGACAAGAGCCACCGGGTGCTGATCCTGCAGTGGCTCAAGGGGGGCAGCGGCTACACCGAGGACGCCGCCATTGCCGCCCTGCGCGAGAGCTACCCCCACCTGGTGGACCACCTGCGCTCGGGCCGCGACGCGATCGTGTGGCGCGGCCAGCAGCAGCCGATCGACTACGTGGAGGCTGAACGGGCCTGGGAGATCGCCCGAGCAGCGATCTCCAGCGGTCTCTACAAAACCGTGATCCTCGATGAGATCAACCCCACCGTGGATCTGGAACTCCTGCCGGTGGAACCGATCGTGCAGACCCTGCTGCGCAAGCCCGCTGAAACCGAGGTGATCCTCACCGGCCGCTGCAAGAACCGCCCCGCCTACTTCGACCTGGCGTCGGTGCACTCAGAGATGGTGTGCCACAAGCACTACGCCGAACGCGGCATTGATCTCAAGCGCGGGGTGGATTACTGAAGCGGAGTGCACGACTGAATCAGTAGCGCGGCACCTCGGGATCGACGTGCTGGCTCCAGGCGTCGATGCCGCCGCTCACGTTCACGCCCTCGATGCCGTGCCGGCCCAGGGCGATCAGGGCCTTGGCGCTGCGGCCGCCGAGCTTGCAGTGCACATAGAGCTGCTTGCCAGCGGCCAGCTGGCGCAGATCGTCGATCGCCTCGCCGCTCTCGATCCGGTCGAGCGGCACCAGCACCGAGCCGGGGATCACGGCGATATCGGCCTCCTGGGGATTGCGCACATCCAGCAGCAGGATGTCCTCGATCTGGCCATCGATCACGGTCTTGAGCTCGGCCACGGTGATGCTGGGCACAGCGCCCGCCTCCTCCTGGCCCGGGGCGGTGCCGCCCACGCCGCAGAACTCCTGGTAGTCGATCAGAGAGTCGATCACCGGCCGCTCAGGGCTGGGCCGCAGCTTGAGCTCGCGGAACTTCATGCCCAGGGCATCAAACAGCAGCAGCCGGCCGCTGAGGGTGGTGCCGATGCCGGTGATGATCTTCACGGCCTCGGTGGCCTGAATCACGCCGATGATCCCGGGCAGCACCCCCACCACGCCGCCCTCGGCGCAGGAGGGCACCATGCCCGGCGGCGGCGGTTCGGGGAACAGGTCGCGGTAGTTGGGGCTCTCGGCATCGAGGTTGAACACCGTGGCCTGGCCCTCGAAGCGGAAGATCGAGCCGTACACGTTGGGCTTGCCCAGCAGCACGCAGGCGTCGTTCACCAGGTAGCGGGTGGGGAAGTTGTCGGTGCCGTCGCAGACGATGTCATAGGGCTCGATGATCGCCAGGGCGTTCTCGCTGCTGAGGGCCGTCTCATAGAGATCCACCTGGCAGTGGGGGTTGATCTCCAGGATCCGCGCCTTGGCCGATTCGATCTTCGGCTTGCCCACCCAACTGGTGCCGTGGATCACCTGGCGCTGCAGGTTGGAGTGGTCCACCACGTCGAAATCGACGATGCCGATGCGGCCCACCCCGGCCGCGGCCAGATAGAGCAGCAGCGGCGAACCCAGGCCGCCCGTGCCCACGCACAGCACCGAGGCGGCCTTGAGCCGCTTCTGTCCGTCCATGCCCACTTCCGGCAGGATCAGGTGGCGCGAGAAGCGGGCCACCTCATCGGGGCTGAGCTGAACGCCGCTGATATCGGGAGGAAGCAAGGCCGGCTGGCGCGATCAATCCACCATTCTCCATGGCAGCGGCCGGGGATGGCGATCCCCGTCCCCCAGCCACCAGGCCCGCAGGTCCCCCTCCTGCCCCTGAATCACCATCAGGGCCGGAGGCAGGCAGAGGCGGCAATCGGTGCCGGAGGGCACCGCCGCACTGGTGGGATGGCTGTGGGCCACCCCGAGCACCTGCCAGCCCCGCTGCCGGGCCCAGCGCTGGGCCACCAGCTGCTCGCGGGGATCGATGGCGAAACGCTCACAGCGCTCCTGCCGCTGGGGCCACACGTTGCGGCAGGGCCACAGCCTCTGGATGTGCCACAGGCTGCTGCCGGCCTCCCCCAGCAGCAGGGCACACCCCTCCTCGGGATGGGCAGCGGCCAGGAGCCGACCGAGAACGATCAGCACCCCACCATCTGCCGCCAGGCCGGTTGGCGCGAAGCTGGTCACACCGATACCTTATGGAGCATTGTCGCGGCTTTGCTGCCCAGGTTCATGACCGAGACCCCCGTCACCAGCCAGGATCAGGACGCCGTTGACCAGACCACCCAGGCGGTCGGTGACACCGCTGCCGAGGGTGACGCCGCCGGCGTGAACTTCACCGAGCGCTACAGCGAGATCCTGGGCAAGGTGAACCAGACCCTTGACAAGGTGGACTGGAGCCAGATGGGCCGCATCGGCAAGTCGGTGGGCATTCTGCTGGCCGTGATCATTGCCCAGGTGCTGATCAAGGGGGTACTGGACACCATCAATCTGCTGCCGATCGTGCCCGGCCTGCTGGAGCTGCTCGGCCTGGTGGTGGTGGGTCAGTGGAGCTGGAAAAACCTCACCACCAGCGAAAAGCGCAATGCCGTGGTGGCCAAGCTGCAGCACCTGCGCCAGGAATACCTGGGCTGACCCCCCCATGGGACCCACGCTTGCGGCTGCATCAACCCAGCTGTGCAGAGCCGTCCAGCCCTGCAAGGCCACACAGCTCTGCCAAGCCGCCCTCAACGGGGCGGCGTCATCCGCAGAACAGAGCTGATGCACTGCTGGGCCCGGCGCCAGTAGCCGCCGCCAAACAGGTTGGCATGGTTCAGCAGGTGATACAGGTTGTAGATGGGCCTGCGCTCCCGGTACCCCTGCGGCAGGGGCCACTGGGCTTCATAGCCGGCAAAGAACGCGGGGGGAAAGCCCCCGAACAGCTCCGCCATGGCCAGATCCACTTCCCGGTCTGCCCAGTGGCAAGAGGGATCGAAGAGGGCGCCATCACCGCCGCGCAGCAGGGCGGCATTGCCGCTCCAGAGATCACCGTGCACCAGCACCGGCATCGGGCCATGGCCGTTCAGCCATTCGGGCAGCAGCGCCAGCAACCGCTCGGCCCCCGTGAGCGCCTGCCCTGCCGCCGCCGCCCAGGCCAGCTGGGGCTCCAGCCGCTCTGAGCGGAAAAACTCCGCCCAGTCCGGGGTCCAGCCGTTGCGCTGGGGCGCGAGGCCGATGAAGTTGTCGTGGTCCAGGCCATAGCCGCGGCCGCCGTTGCCCCCGGCGCTGGCCCGGTGCAGGCGGGCCAGGCTCTCGCCCAGCTGCCGCCAGCCGGCGCCGGCCCCACTGCCGTGCGCCAGATCGAGCCAGGAGAGCAGCAGCAGGGCCTGACCCTCCAGCGTGGTGAGGGCCAGGGGCTGGGGCAGCCGCAAGGGCGGCTCGGCCCAGGCCGCCAGCACCCGCAGGCCCTCCACCTCCGCCTGCAGCAGCGGTAAGCGCTCGGCGCTGTTGGTCTTGGCGAACAGCTGGCGGCCGCTGGCCAGCCGCAGACACCAGCTGCTGTGGATGCACCCCCCACCCACGGGAGCCACGCCCAGCAGCGTCTCATCCAGTTCGCTCGCCAGCCAGGCAGCAAGGGCAGGGGTGGAAACGGCAGCCACGGGCGGCGCGGTGCGGGGAGCCAGCTGCCAGCATGCCGCCATGGAGCGCAACCAGCCGGTGGTGGTGGTGGGGGCCGGCATCGCCGGACTCACGGCTGCAGCCCTGCTCGCCAAAGCCGGCCTGGAGGTGCTGCTGCTGGAGGCCCACCACCAGAGCGGTGGCTGTGCCGGCACCTTCCGCCGCGGGCCTTACACCTTCGACGTGGGGGCCACCCAGGTGGCGGGCCTGGAGCCCGGCGGCAGCCACGCCCGCCTGTTTGCCCACCTGGGCATCCCCCTGCCGGCCGCCGCCCCCCTCGATCCGGGTTGCGCGGTGGATCTGGGCGATGGCTCGCCAGCCGTGCGGCTGTGGCGCGACCCCCAGCGCTGGCGCCAGGAGCGACAGCGGCAGTTCCCCGGCAGCGAGCGGTTCTGGCAGCTCTGCAGCTGGCTGCACCAGGCCAACTGGCGCTTTGCCGCCCGGGATCCGGTGCTGCCGCCCCGCAGCGGCTGGGACCTGGCCCGGCTGCTGGGGGCCCTGGGCCCCGCCAATCTGCTCAGTGCGCCGCTGGCCGCGGCCACGGTGGCCGATCTGCAGCGCCTCTGCGGCTGCGGCAACGACCAACGGCTGCGGCGCTTCCTCGATCTGCAGCTGCGGCTCTACTCCCAGGAGCCTGCCGATCGCACCGCCGCTCTCTACGGCGCCACCGTGCTGGCCATGGCCCAGGAACCCCTGGGCCTGTGGCACCTGGAGGGCTCGATGCAGGTGCTCAGCGCCGCGCTGGAGCAGGGCCTGCGGGCAGCGGGGGGGCAGCTGCGCCTGCGCCATCGGGTGAGCGCGCTGCGCCGCCAGGCCAATGGCGGCTGGCTGGTGGAGGGCGAGCGGGACGGCGGCCGCGCCCCGTTCCGCCTGGAGGCCAGCGAGCTGGTGCTGGCCGTGCCGCCCCAGCTGCTGCCGGAGCTGCTCGGGGAGGCCCTGCCAGCTCCCTACCGCCAGCGTCTGGCTGCACTGCCCGACCCCTCCGGGGCCCTGGTGTTCTACGGGGCCCTGGAGCGCAGCCACCTGCCGGCCGCCACCCCCGGCCACCTGCAGTTCGCCTGGGACGACCCCGGCTCCCTGTTCGTCTCGGTGAGCCGGGAGGGGGATGGCCGCGCCCCGGCAGGCCAGGCCACCGTGATCGCCAGCGTGTTCACGGCCGCCCGCCCCTGGTTCAGCGGCGATCGCCAGGGCTACGAGGCCGCCAAGCAGCAGGCCATGGCGGGAATTCGCCGCGGCCTGGAGCGGGGCCTGGGGCTGGATCCCGGTGCCTGGTTGCACCAGGAACTGGCCACACCGCGGGGCTTTGCCCGCTGGACTGGCCGCCCCTTCGGCTTTGTGGGCGGGCTGGGCCAGCGGCCCCGGCTGTTCGGCCCCTTCGGCCTGGCCAGCCGCACCCCCATCCCCGGGCTCTGGCTCTGCGGCGATGCGATCTACCCCGGCGAGGGCACCGCCGGGGTCAGCCTGTCGGCCCTGATGTGCTGCCGCCAGCTGCTGGCGCGGCGGGGGCAGGTGCTGGAGCTGGCCTGAGCTCCCCCGCAGGCGCGAGAAACTGGGGACGGAGCTGCTGGCTCTCCGCCAGCAGGGCCTGCAGGGCACGCCAATCGCCCTGCTCCAGCTGGCACTCCAGGGCCTCCAGGCTGCGGCGGTAGCCGGCCAGGGCCTGGCGCAGGGCCGCCCGGTTGCAGCGGGCCATCAACGTGCCCAGCTCCGGGTTGCCCCCACCCACCCGACTGGTGTCGGCAAAGCCACTGGAGGCCAGCTGCCGCACCAGGGCGGGCAGCTGGCCCTCGGGATCGGCGGCCGCCTGCCCGTGGGCGGTGTGGATCAGGGCGGCACTCACCAGCACCGGCAGGTGGGAGATCAGGGCCACGGCACGGTCGTGCTCAGCGGCGCCGCAGCACAGCCACTGGGCGCCCACGGCCGCGGCCAGCGCCTCCACCCGCCGCAGGGCGGCGGGGTCGGTGGCGGCCGTAGGGGTGGCCACCCAGGGCCGCCCCTGGAAGAGCTGGGGCACGCCGGCCTCCACCCCGGCCAGGGCCGTGCCGGCCATCGGATGGCTGGCCACGAAGCGGGGATGCAGGGCCTGCCAGCGCTCCAGCACCGGCAGCTTCACCGAGCCCACATCGGTGACCACCGCCTGGGCGGGCAGGGCTGCCACCAGGGCCGCATCCGGCTCCAGCAGGCGATCCAGGGGCAGCGCCAGCACCACCAGGCGGCAGTCGGCCAGCAGCTGGGGATCGGTGGACACCTGCTGGGCCAGTCCCCGGGCCCGGGCCCGCTCGACAGTGGCCTGGCGATGCACCACCCCCCGCACCTCCACACCGAGGCGCTGCAGGTCGAGCCCAAGGGAGCCCCCGATCAGCCCCAGGCCCACGATCCCCACCGGACCGCCCAGGCAAGCGGAAGCATCGGAAGAGGGCGGATCCATTGGCTTGGTGGCGGATCCGGCGGAAGGGGATGTCATCGCTGCTGCAGTGCGATCCGGCCAGCTTCCTACGATTCGAGCCCATCGGCTGACAGCGGATGCTCGAAGCCCGAGCCCACCACCAGCTCAAGGCACTGCTGCGGCAGGAGGGGGGCGAGCGCTGGCCCCACCACCTCAGCCTCAGCCGGCTGGTGGCCCGCAGCCTGCACCGCGGCGACCAGACCCTGGTGCGGCTGGTGCCCGGCAGTGATCCCAGCTGGCTGATCAGCCTGCTGGTGCCCCTGGCCCTGAGCGAGGCCCCGCTGGCCCTGGTGGTGAGCGACCCCCTGCGCCAGCGGCTGCTGCAGGTGGAGCTCCCCCGCCTGCAGGCCGCCGGCCATGGCCTGGCCCTGCCTTGCCTCGAGGGGGACGAGCCCGGTCGCGCCAGGGTGTGGCTGCTGAATCACCGCCAGCTGCTGAAGGCCTGGCAGCAGGGACTGCTCGACTCCAGGCAGGTGGTGATCCCGGAGGCGGAACTGCTGGATCCCCTGCTCAGAGAGGCCCTGGAGATCCGCCTGGCCCCCGAACACTGGGACCAGCTGCGCCGGGCCCATCCCCAGGCGGAATCCAGCCTGCTGGACCTGCACAGCCGGTTGAACAGGCTGGTGCTGGGCCATCCCCGCACCGCCGATGGGCTGGTGCCCCTGGCGGCCGATGCCGAAGCTCCCCTGCGCCAGCTGCTGGCCCTGCTGGGCGATCTGCCCGACCCCTGGAGCCGCTGGTTGCGCCACGGGGACGCCAGCTGGACCAGCTGGGCCCGCCGCGATCCCCAGTTGCTGCAGTGGAGCCTGCACCGCCAACCCCTCGACCCACTGGCGGCGGTGCCGGGTCTGCTGCTGCAGCGCGGCGCCGTGCTGGTGGGGCAGCTGGGGGCGGAGTGGAGTCCGCGCGGGCTGCTGGGACGCGAGGCCGACGTGGTCGTGGACCTGGGCGACCCACCCCTGGCCGACCCCCTGCCCCTCTACGCGCCCCTGCGCCAGCCTCTGCCGAACAGCCCCTGCTACGGCGAGCATCTGCTGGAGCAGAGCCGGCGGCTGGTGCTGGGTCAGGCGGGGCTCAGCGTGGTGCTGGTCGACGACGATGCCCTGCGGCTGGCCCTCGCCAGTGGCCTGGCCGCTGAATTCGGCAGCCGGGTGGTGCAGGAACACACCGCCCCCGAGAGCAACGGGGTGGTGTGCTGCCGCTGGAACTGGTGGCTCGCCCACCAGAACCGACTGCCCCTGCCCGACCAGCTGATCGTGGCCCTGCTGCCGATCGCCAGCCTGGAGGATCCGCTCACGGCGGCCCAGGTGCAGCATCTGCGCCTGCAGGGGCGCGACTGGTTCCGGGAACGGCTGCTGCCCGATGGCATCACCCGGCTGCAGCTGGCGGTGGCGGGGCTGCGGCGACGCGGCGGCAGGCTGGCCATCCTCGACGGCAGGCTGCGCGGCCGCAGCTGGGGGCAGGCGGTGCTGGCCGCCCTGGAGCCCTGGCTCAACCTCACGCGTCTGCTGCCCCACTGAACCCAGCCCCCCAGGGGATGGGCCCTGGCTGACTAGCCTCCAGGCGACCGTCCACCTGAGCCACAACCGATGGGGGAAGCCAAGCGCCGCCAGATCCAGGGCCTGCCGCCGCGGCAGGCAAAAGCGGGCCAGTCCGGTGCCGACACCAGCCCCCGGATCACCTCCTGGCTTCCCCTCAACCGCGATCAGGCCAACCGGTTCGTGACCATCACCACCAAAGGAGCCTGGATCGGTATCGCCGCCCTGGTGATCTTCTGGCTCACGGTGCGCTTCATCGGCCCGGCCGCCGGCTGGTGGACCCTGGCCGACGGCTGAGCGGTAAGCATTCGTACCCACGCAAACCTGAAGAAAACCTTATGCTTGTCTGATCGCATGGGACTTGAGCCATGTTCTTCCGGCTGGCAGAGCAATACCGCGCCGTGGTCCTCGACCTGGTGCTCAGCCTGCAGGCCCTGGCCCGCAGCCTGCAGGACCGGGGACTGGCCGCCACCTGCTACACCTGCGGTGATGGACGCAACGGTCAGGGTGCATCCTTCGTCGCCAACCTGGGCGAGAACCACATGGTGCGCTTTCTGGTGTCGGATTTCGGCATCAGCTGGGTTGAATCCCGCGACGGCCACGAGCTGGTGAAGCTGGAAGGCGCCGAGGCCATCCAGGAACTGCAGCGGGTGGCCGAAATGCTGCAACAGCCAGCTCCCGTCGAGCCAGCTACCAAGTCAGCCACAGGCTCACCGTCCAAGCGCTGAGCTGATCACGCTGGTGCCAGGGGCAGTTGCCCCTGGCGTCGCTACGGCCGACGTTCGCGGGCCAACGTCAGTTCACTGCGGCCGCAGGCTCAGCCACCGCAGCCTTGGCCGCCGCCGCCAGGGGCTTCATCGAGTTGGCCGTGACCTCCGAGCCCTCCGTGAGCTTCTGGCGGGTACGTTGCTCGATCACCAGGGCCTGGTCGGGGTTCTGCTCCAGCCAGGTGATGGTGTTGTCACGGCCCTGGCCGATGTTGTCGCCCTCGTAGCTGTACCAGGCCCCCTTGCGGGTCACCACCCCGGTTTCCTCGGCCAGGTCGAGCAGACAGCCCAGGGTGCTGATGCCCCGCCCGAACAGGATGTCGAATTCCGCGATCCGGAAAGGCGGCGCCACCTTGTTCTTGGCCACCTTCACCTTGGCCCGGATGCCGTACTCCTCCGTGCCGCGCTTGAGGGTCTGGATACGGCGAATATCCAGTCGCACCGATGCGTAGAACTTGAGGGCATTGCCGCCGGTGGTGGTTTCGGGGTTGCCGTAGGTCACACCGATCTTCTGGCGCAGCTGGTTCAGGAAGATCACGGTGCAGCCTGACTTGCCGATGTTCCCTGTGATCTTGCGCATCGCCTGACTCATCAGGCGGGCCTGGCTGCCCACCGCCAGATCGCCCATCTCCCCCTCGATCTCAGCCCGCGGCGTGAGGGCGGCCACCGAGTCGACCACCACGATGTCCACGGCGGCGGAGCGCACCAGCTGGTCGACGATCTCCAGGGCCATCTCACCGGTATCGGGCTGGGACACCAGCAGATTCTCGATATCCACCCCCAGGGCCGCCGCGTACACCGGATCGAGGGCATGCTCCGCATCCACGAAGGCAGCCACCCCACCGCGCCGTTGCACCTCGGCGATGGCGTGGAGGGTGAGGGTGGTTTTACCGGAGCTCTCCGGCCCGTACACCTCCACCACCCTGCCCCGCGGATAGCCGCCCCCCAGGGCCAGATCGAGGGTGAGGGCTCCGGTGGAGATGGTCTCCACCCGCATGCGGGAGGCATCGCCGAGGCGCATGATCGAGCCCTTGCCGAAGTTGCGCTCGATCTGGTTCAGCACCAGACCAAGGGCCTTGTCACGCTCGGCCATGGCCTTGGCGTCAGCGGCGCCCACGGTGTTGGCAGGGGATGGCATGGCGGGGGAAGAAGCCCTGGATGAGGGAGACGTGGATGAGGGAGAGGTGGACGGGGAAGCCGTGGATGGGGAAGAGGTGGCAGGGGTGGACACGGCAGCGGCCTTCGGGTCAGCAGGCATGGAAAAAGTTGCGATGGAACGGGCCGCCCAGCCATCCTGACGGACTCTGGACCCGGCAGACAGGCGCTGCCAGGACAGCACACGCCACCGGAAGAGACAGGGGGCATGACCAGGTCACACCTCCCGACCCCGACCTCCAGAAAGCAAGTGCCACCACCAGAGGGCCGGCGTCTCAACCGCGTTTAGTACAGAAGTACTCTACGGCAATCAGGGCCAGCGTGCCAGGGGGGCAGCAAACGCCTCCGGCTCCAGCCAGTGGATCCCGGGCGGCAGGTCCTGGCCATCAGAGGGGAGGAGATAGCCCCAGCTGGCCAGAAAACAGCGCACATCCGCCAGTCCGGGCTGCCTGCGCACCTGTTCCAGGGTGGGCCGGCGGTCCTCGAGGAACCAGAGGGGGCGGACCTGATCCCGCAGCAGCCGGGCCAGCACCTCCGGCTTGCTTCCCTGTTCATGGCCGTAGATCGCCCAGGGCTCCAGCCCGGCGGACCTCAGGATCTGCCGGGCGAACACCCCACCCTTGGTGGTGAGCACGGCCCAGCTCGCCCCCTCATCGCCAAGCCGGCGCAGGCGCTCCTGCACCCCGGGGTAAAAGTGATGCAGCCCAAGCCAGCGCCGCGGATCGCTGGCGATGGCCTGCTCGCGCACCCGCTCCAGCTGCGCCTGCAGCTGGTCAGCTGTCCAGCCCCGGCGCGCCAGGGCCAGCGGCAGCTGATCGGCATAGGCCTCCAGCCAGGACGGCAGGTGGAAATCGGCCCGGGCCAGCTCAGCCGCCACCAACACCATTTCCCAACCCTTGTGGATCAGGGGCCGCAGGCGCCGGAAGGCCTCAGGCAGGACCTGCGGCAACTGGAGCGTGGCGTCGAGGTCGAGGGCGGCGCGACGGGCCGCAAACCAGTACTCGGCCATGCCGTTCACGAGCACGCCGTCGAAATCGCACACCAGCAGCGGGGCCACGACCATCTCCGTGCAAGCCATCGGCAACGGGGGTTGAGCGTAAGGGCAGTGCCGCCATGAGGGAGGCCCGCACAGACCCTGAGGCCAGAACCGAAGCCATCCCAGCATCCGGCCGGGTCTGGAAAAGTGAGCTCAGAACTGGGCCGCTAGGATTCGAACCTAGGAATGGCGGGACCAAAACCCGCTGCCTTACCGCTTGGCGACGGCCCAAAGAAACGTGCCGGGAGAGCAGCGCCTCCTGGTTCTTGGCAAGCGGTCAGGCCGCTGCCCTGATTAGTTACCCACAGCGGCAGGCCCTTCGTCAACGCCCCTGGGGCCGGCTGCCGCTCCGGCGTTGGGCTCAGGCCGGAAACACCCGCACGCGCTGCTGTTCGCCATGGCCGAACACCGCCGTGCGCAGGCGGTAACGGCCGGCCAGTTCGGCCTGTTGCTGGCGCACG encodes:
- a CDS encoding DUF1815 family protein, with the translated sequence MFFRLAEQYRAVVLDLVLSLQALARSLQDRGLAATCYTCGDGRNGQGASFVANLGENHMVRFLVSDFGISWVESRDGHELVKLEGAEAIQELQRVAEMLQQPAPVEPATKSATGSPSKR
- the recA gene encoding recombinase RecA yields the protein MPSPANTVGAADAKAMAERDKALGLVLNQIERNFGKGSIMRLGDASRMRVETISTGALTLDLALGGGYPRGRVVEVYGPESSGKTTLTLHAIAEVQRRGGVAAFVDAEHALDPVYAAALGVDIENLLVSQPDTGEMALEIVDQLVRSAAVDIVVVDSVAALTPRAEIEGEMGDLAVGSQARLMSQAMRKITGNIGKSGCTVIFLNQLRQKIGVTYGNPETTTGGNALKFYASVRLDIRRIQTLKRGTEEYGIRAKVKVAKNKVAPPFRIAEFDILFGRGISTLGCLLDLAEETGVVTRKGAWYSYEGDNIGQGRDNTITWLEQNPDQALVIEQRTRQKLTEGSEVTANSMKPLAAAAKAAVAEPAAAVN
- a CDS encoding HAD family hydrolase, whose product is MVVAPLLVCDFDGVLVNGMAEYWFAARRAALDLDATLQLPQVLPEAFRRLRPLIHKGWEMVLVAAELARADFHLPSWLEAYADQLPLALARRGWTADQLQAQLERVREQAIASDPRRWLGLHHFYPGVQERLRRLGDEGASWAVLTTKGGVFARQILRSAGLEPWAIYGHEQGSKPEVLARLLRDQVRPLWFLEDRRPTLEQVRRQPGLADVRCFLASWGYLLPSDGQDLPPGIHWLEPEAFAAPLARWP